Proteins found in one Actinokineospora alba genomic segment:
- a CDS encoding HNH endonuclease family protein encodes MSRGRVALLCVALVSVSACVPAAGSQKASPDAAGLLAALGEPRTEDTGAHYDRDAWGGWASHGGGCNTREAVLAEQAVAGSTFKRGKGCTPLCPVPAGSAPVPCWVSLYDGVSVVDPNDLQVDHIVPVKEANRSGARGWSAARRTEFYNDRTNLWAVTGKSNGSKSDRDPGKWKPADRTSWCAYATAYAQVKTKYALHVDQAERAGLVAMLNTCPTGGVR; translated from the coding sequence ATGTCGCGGGGTCGTGTCGCGCTGCTGTGTGTGGCGTTGGTGTCGGTGTCGGCGTGTGTGCCTGCTGCGGGTTCACAGAAGGCTTCACCGGATGCGGCCGGTCTGCTGGCGGCGTTGGGTGAGCCGCGCACCGAGGACACCGGCGCGCACTACGACCGTGACGCTTGGGGCGGTTGGGCTTCCCATGGTGGGGGCTGCAACACCCGTGAAGCGGTGCTCGCGGAGCAGGCCGTGGCGGGCAGCACGTTCAAGCGCGGCAAGGGGTGCACTCCGCTGTGCCCGGTTCCGGCAGGTTCCGCCCCGGTGCCGTGCTGGGTGTCTCTCTATGACGGGGTGTCCGTTGTGGACCCGAACGACTTGCAGGTCGACCACATCGTCCCCGTGAAGGAAGCCAACCGCTCCGGCGCCCGTGGATGGTCGGCTGCGAGGCGCACCGAGTTCTACAACGACCGCACGAATCTGTGGGCGGTCACGGGCAAGTCCAACGGGTCCAAGTCCGACCGGGACCCCGGGAAGTGGAAGCCCGCCGACCGCACGTCGTGGTGCGCCTACGCCACCGCCTACGCCCAGGTGAAGACCAAGTACGCGCTGCACGTCGACCAGGCGGAACGCGCCGGTTTGGTCGCCATGCTGAACACCTGCCCGACCGGTGGTGTCCGATGA
- a CDS encoding GntR family transcriptional regulator — translation MADPRRSRVPRSESLHQQVARNIRNDIAAGVLRDREPLPSTRALAERWGVSVFTINEAMKILIDEGVVISKPRAGRVVNAPDQAQGNELRTYRPNVVMIGGYAGSGKTELGRILARETGWPMLDKDTLTRPVVEAALEMIGCSPHDRESDAYLSKIRPREYEALASAMTENVQCGSSALVTAPFIREFRDTAWLRRTEATCASMNARLHVIWVYCDAETMHTYVRHRGAARDSVKLADWSAYMAGVDVDFRPEIPHTVIDNRTSGEPLQVQARKFLAAVLEKDG, via the coding sequence ATGGCGGACCCGCGAAGGTCTCGCGTACCTCGGTCAGAGTCGCTCCACCAGCAGGTTGCGCGGAACATCCGAAACGACATCGCTGCAGGTGTCCTCCGTGATCGTGAACCACTGCCATCCACCCGCGCGCTTGCCGAGCGTTGGGGCGTCAGCGTGTTCACGATCAACGAAGCTATGAAGATCCTCATTGATGAAGGGGTCGTGATCAGCAAGCCGCGTGCCGGTCGAGTTGTTAACGCGCCTGACCAGGCGCAAGGCAATGAGCTTCGGACGTACAGGCCCAATGTGGTGATGATTGGCGGGTACGCGGGAAGCGGAAAGACCGAACTGGGAAGAATCCTGGCCAGGGAAACTGGTTGGCCGATGTTGGACAAAGACACTCTGACTCGCCCGGTGGTCGAGGCGGCGCTTGAGATGATCGGATGCTCGCCGCATGATCGCGAGTCGGACGCCTATCTGTCCAAGATTCGACCTCGTGAATATGAAGCGCTAGCCTCTGCGATGACTGAGAACGTTCAATGTGGCAGCAGTGCGCTGGTTACCGCACCATTCATTCGCGAGTTTCGAGACACCGCATGGCTGAGGCGGACGGAGGCTACTTGTGCCTCGATGAATGCGCGACTTCATGTCATTTGGGTCTATTGCGACGCCGAAACGATGCATACATACGTCCGGCACCGTGGCGCGGCTAGGGACAGCGTCAAACTAGCCGATTGGTCTGCGTATATGGCGGGCGTCGACGTGGACTTTCGGCCGGAGATCCCGCACACCGTGATCGACAACCGTACTTCTGGCGAACCGTTGCAGGTTCAGGCTCGCAAGTTCTTGGCGGCGGTCTTGGAGAAGGATGGATAG
- a CDS encoding RRQRL motif-containing zinc-binding protein gives MARQFPWVLTDVAWSPVQEFTRGKHLGLPLLSWGTAPRHLLATRRQLTAMGLRPGGQEPVAYMYFRCRRACKQVFAELFLISAAAPKRTATPAQHTAIAKANLARRICGQCGRDAGYVVPREHGKCHPCWEAAEYGTTTTTEWADAA, from the coding sequence ATGGCCCGCCAGTTCCCGTGGGTGCTCACCGACGTCGCCTGGTCCCCGGTTCAGGAGTTCACCCGTGGCAAGCACTTGGGCCTGCCGCTGCTGTCCTGGGGGACTGCGCCCCGGCACCTGTTGGCCACGCGCCGCCAGTTGACGGCGATGGGCCTGCGACCGGGCGGCCAGGAACCGGTGGCGTACATGTACTTCCGGTGCCGCCGGGCCTGCAAGCAGGTGTTCGCCGAACTGTTCCTCATCTCTGCAGCGGCGCCGAAGCGCACCGCCACCCCGGCACAGCACACCGCCATCGCCAAGGCCAATCTCGCTCGCCGTATCTGCGGGCAGTGCGGGCGCGACGCCGGTTACGTCGTGCCGCGTGAGCACGGCAAGTGCCACCCCTGCTGGGAAGCAGCCGAGTACGGCACCACCACCACGACCGAATGGGCGGACGCGGCATGA